GACTTGAGAGATAttagatttgtgtgttttcactcgTAGCAGACGAAAAACTCGTGTATAAGatcacaaaccaaaacaatcagacagagaactttatttaaaatgtcagatttctACTCTGGACTGCAGATTGACGGGATTCATGTCAAACCTTCCAAAACCTCTCTGACCTTGTTTGATccctaacttttttttttgtgggtggCAGTTGTTTGTAGAGCGAGTCTGAGGCCTTTTCCCACAGTATTAAAGtaaagtatataagtatataagtattAAGTCCAGTTTTGAATCCCAAACAAACTCATTTCAGAGCTGTGATGCACGTCGCTCTGTATTTACAGCTCAAACATCATAACTTTCTaatcttttatttagttttgagTGCAGCGACCTTCAGGTGTGAGGTAAGATCCTCTCCCCACTGACCTCATTAACTAGCTGGTTAGTCACCTGTTTGAATCATCGACCTGAAGGACAAACGAGCCTAAAAAGCTCTTTACGAGTTTCATTTTGGCCGTCAGTCCTCCACAGGGGACGTCCTTCGAATGAGGCGGCCTCAGAGTTGGGGAGAAAAACAGTCACatattaaaactatttttatgACACTCTTCTCTGGTTGTTTggaggcattctgggaaacgtAGGAAAGCACTATAACATACAGGAATAACTCCTGCAACATGTTAAACAGAGAGATCTACATTAACTAAGTGGCTGAAGGTGAGATTATTAAACACTGTATGTgtacagacgcacacacacacacacacacacacacacgatcattactgtgtgtgtgtgtgtgtgtgtgtgtgtgtgaagagatgATGTAAGAGGCGTTGTCAGCTGCACAGTTTCAGACATCTGCAGGCTGTTTAACATCAGAGAGGTGGAGTCAgcctcctgattggctggaggGGGAACAGATCCCGACCCTGGGGACTGACACCAcacccatctgtgtgtgtgtgtgtgtgtgtgtgtgtgtgtgtgtgttgtccagcATAtgctctgttgtgtttcttcttcttcttgttcttcgTGGATGAAGAGCTGCTTGCAGATTCTCAGAACTGGtgagttttttggggggttttgacgccttgttttgttttaatttctaaaatcttttgtgacatttttaaaagctgcCTGCAGTCGATAATCTCTAAAACGATGCATCCACACTAAACATAGCTTTGCTGCAtatatgttctgtatgttatGTACACAATTAACGTGTGCAGCTGCAGTCTTAAATAAGACGAGAGAGGGATGTGAAAGGAAAGTAAAAACGTCGTAATTTCTATGGAAGTTTTGGGTAGCTTGTGTATATTTTTGCTCCATTTACTTCCAATCCTGCAAACTTTAACTCACTTAAAGTTAAATTGAGATTGATTTCATACCTTCAAAGCAGGTTTTAGTGTAACATCTTGCAGTTAATCCATCACTGTGAACAGTTATGACAAAGTTGCATTACTGTTGAAGAACTGTTACTGAAGAAGAGGATCCTGCAGCTTTTTGAGAAAGAGACAATGACGTTTATGAATATCTGATAAACAGCCATGAATTgttcaatttattcattttctgctgctcaGGTTGACGTCATCATGGACGATTTCACGCCTCCTCCTACTGAGGTTGTGACCCAGATACTGACCAAGGGTAGGTACAAGTACATGAATGTGAATAgtgctttatatttttatatactttttaccgctctacattcatctgacagcgtTAGTTACTGATTACTTTTCTGATTAAGATTAATGGAACATTTAGCAGTGTCTTGTTTGGGCTCCTTATCGTGTTTCCACCAAAAGagagatttaaacattttagatggtttcatttaaatatctgGTCGGGGCCCAAAGAGGTCAAAATAtctaatatttcacaaaaaagaaagatttgtGTAACAGagctttgtttcttcttcttcactctcccGTTAATCATCTCATGCCCCCTCAAAGTTATGTCGTGACCTTTGGAGGGGCCTGACCCCCAGATTGGGAACCACAGGacagctaactgtatataaagtactctGTTACTAGTAaaagttacatttacattcagtaaaagtattaacagcaaaagtattcaagtaaaagtactttcaGAGagttatgttattatatatatcatattatgtCATACTTTATAAACTGATCTTCTCCAGCTGTCGGAttaatgtagtgcagtaaaaagtatttccctctgaaatgcagtgaagtagaagtatcaAGTAGCATAATATTGAAATACTTATATCAGTTGCAGATGCCATTTCACTGATAATACTCGTGTACTtcagtaggattttgaatgaagaacttttacttgtaatggagaaTTTTTAGTATTTGCATGAAAATACGATCTAATCTGAATCTGATCAGTGCAGTTTTTGATCAATGATTCTCATTGATGTGAgtcccagcacacacacacacacacacacacacgcacacgcacacacacacacacggtgtatgtgtgtgtgtgtgtgtgtgtgtgtgtgtgtgtgtttagcagggAGTGTCTTATCAGCCTAATGCCAGAGAGGAGCATGGGAAGGAGCGAGTGTGACGCCTCCAGGGTCTGTCGCCGTGGAGATAAGAGCTGACACACTGATACCCGCTGGCCCTCGTTTCCACGGCGGGGCCAAAGAGGGTCAACTCTGTTGGGAGCCagagagggccagagagggCCAAAGGGAGCCAGAGAGGACCagagagggccagagagggTCAACTCTGTTGGGAGCCagagagggccagagagggccagagagggccagagagggCCAAAGGGAGCCAGAGAGGACCAGAGAGGGCCAAAGAGGGCCAAAGAGGGTCAACTCTGTTGGGAGCCagagagggccagagagggccagagagggCCAAAGAGGGTCAACTCTGTTGGGAGCCagagagggccagagagggccagagagggCCAAAGAGGGCCAAAGAGGGTCAACTCTGTTGGGAGCCagagagggccagagagggCCAAAGAGGGTCAACTCTGTTGGGAGCCagagagggccagagagggTCAAAGGGAGCCagagagggccagagagggccaaagagggccagagagggccagagagggCCAAAGGGAGCCAGAGAGGGTCagagagggccagagagggccagagagggCCAAAGGGAGCCAGAGAGGGTCagagagggccagagagggccagagagggCCAAAGGGAGCCAGAGAGGGTCagagagggccagagagggccagagagggCCAAAGGGAGCCagagagggccagagagggtcagagagggccagagagggGCTAGATTCTTGTTTATCATTTAGAAAGGAACTTTACATGAAACTGCTTATTGCTTATAGTTAGTAAAACATCAGATTTCTGGTTATTAAACTGTGAaatatcttttgttttcactgcgTTATTTGTAAAAAGTAGAAACGTTTACATGCAGAGTCTGTTTTTGTGATATATTTCTGAACTAAAACACCTAAATGCAACATCTGTAGTCGTGTTTCTGACTTTCAAACCATGTAAGAACTTCTGAGGGTGACGTTTTTTTGCTTATTatcttatattattattattattttggggTCTTATCATCTCAAGATGTCAACTTCATTATCTCTGTGTCAAGATAACAAAATTGTGCTCTTAGTTCACTTTTTTAGGGTCAACTTAATGTCTTGTTATctcagtttctgtttgttgcTTTTTGTAGGTTGTGATTTGACCGTTTATATGATGTTTAAATAAACAGAGTTGAGCTCCGTTTGGCCCTGAAGTGCAAAACCAGCTTCAGTCACACTGAGGCTTTAAGATAGACTGAGGGTGTTTGAATACCATGCATGGTTGGATTCTGTGCTGCCATGTGTCCTGCAGCGAACTTTACAATGTGCAACTCTGCGCGGGCGTGGTGgctaaatactgaaaaaaccTAATGAAGTTCTGAAGTTTTAATGCAAGAAAATACATAAGGAAAATGTGAAACTCCTGGAAAACCTCCTTCAGCTTCTGTTATGTGTTCAGAGGAGCTTTGCAGCATTTGTTCCCAGAGTGCATCAACTCTTCAATTCAGAcgcaaatattgtactttttactccatttatcatattttatattaataaacaacaatattcTGGTGTATTCAGATGACCTTCACATGCTGCAGCATTAACACgatgataatataataacaataatacaatatatcttttacatttactgaagtaagcTCTTTGAATTTCACCCTAAAAAGTATATTTCACCTGCTTGTTTCTGGCGACTGGTGTTTCATTAAAGGGGTTAAAGGTGTTTAATGAAACTATTTGAAGACTATAAAACCATTTTtagagagctggagaggacaTATATAACTGATAATAAATGAATGGTGGTTTAATTTGTCTTTACAGTCATCAACACAGACAGTGGAGCGTTTGCAGCCTTAATTGGAGGTGAGAACTGAACTTCCTGATAATATTTAATGAtgctaacagacagacagtaaaatcAGGTTTCTTCCTTAAGTTGTTTAAGCCTCTATAGAGCAGTCTGGCCTCTCTAAAACCAGAGTCACACCATTTAAAGCCCAATTATGACCCTGATTTTGGTTTACAAGATCTTTCTCTATTCCACATTAAATGAACTCAGCATAAACATCTTATTAAAACCACTGAATTAACTAATTATAGactttttgtgtttgattataATCAGTGTGATGATTAGAGAGATTTAATGTGCACATTTCAGGGATCTCCTGTCTTGACATTCACGCTCCATCTTCCAGGGATCGTCggtgcagtgctgctgctgctgatctgcACGACAGCGGTGCTGCTGTGGTGTCTGTCCAGACATAAAGGCTCGTACGTCACCAACGAGATGGACggcgacgacgacgacgacatCGATGACGACGAGTCCGTCGGCTCTGACGCGGCGCTCCAGAGCAGGGAACCTCTGAAGATCAAAGAGGACgactgaagaagaaaacttGCTCGAGGACTAAAGAGCTTCGTAGCTTTGTTTCACTGAggaggatttttttatttttcaaaagtaaCCAATTTCCTAAAACTGCACAAAGCAACTTTGCACAAGACATAACTGTTTGACATGTGAGTCTTTTCCCTGTGAAGCAGCACCGGCCATTTTATTTCAGCAGCATTGTTGGACGAAACATGCAAAAAACTTCCTAATGTGACTATTTGTCAGGAAAAATATCCAATAAGACTCAAAAACTTGTGACGAGCAGCTGCCAAACACTAAACTGAAATATGGAATAAAGTTATACATCATCTGGTTGTTACTGATCAGCACAGACACAACTAAACATCCCATCAACACACAGAGATATTGATCTTAAACCAGCTGATCATTACTCATCTCAAGGCTGATTCATGTGCCAACCTTTCCGAAATCTGCAGCACTTTTCTCGCTTTCTGATTGATTCTTCCGAGATGGTTTCAtagttaatgaaaataaacctggtgcagctttaaataactTCTAACACTTTAAGGAAAATGTTTGCAGAATAACAGCCATCAATTTAAGTGGCATTCCCCGTTAAATATGAAATCTTTTGCCTCAAATCTCTAATTTTCACCACATTACATTCTTCTGCAGATTTATTAAGTGGCTCATGTACTGACTCATATGTTAAAAACTCCTCCTGCCCGCTCAGATGCTGCTGGTTTCTAAAACTTTACAGCTCCACCAGACAAATCTGACTTTTACAGCTCCAGAGGCTCCAAACTAACCAGCTGACCAGACGCTGGTAAACATTTACTGGCTGCTGGTGAATTTCCACCCTggttgtttgtaatgttttataaCAGTGAGTGACTCTGACTAACATGCCACACTGTTGTGAATCAGATGTGAGGAATAATCTGTGTGTAGAGAGTTCAGTTTTTcaataaatagaaagaaatggTGATAAACCAAAAGATGAAAAGGCTTTTAGAGAGTCACAATATTTAGTCAATTGTTTTCAATATAGTGGAAGAagatctgtctgttttttttacacattttctaattaaaatCTCTTCTTGAGTAGTTTTACTTACTAACAATTTATAAGAATAAagtttacacttttacacacaatgtcgtcatttattttgtgtgattttgagAAGGTGCTTCATTATAGTGAATTTAAACGGCTCCATCTAGTGGTCAAGAACATGCACTGCACTCATTTGAAAacgtgatttttctttttctgtgcatTTGAGGGTCTAATTTGGGGGAAACAGCAAAGAATATAACACACTTGTAATATGAAAACTATTCAGAACTATAAAAGCTTAattttgctgctgttggtgctgcCAGATGATCCACATTCCTCCTCTGGTCCTGCTCAGAGCCGGTGACGGTTTGGATACAAA
This genomic window from Enoplosus armatus isolate fEnoArm2 chromosome 24, fEnoArm2.hap1, whole genome shotgun sequence contains:
- the LOC139306834 gene encoding glycophorin-C-like isoform X1 produces the protein MDDFTPPPTEVVTQILTKVINTDSGAFAALIGGIVGAVLLLLICTTAVLLWCLSRHKGSYVTNEMDGDDDDDIDDDESVGSDAALQSREPLKIKEDD
- the LOC139306834 gene encoding glycophorin-C-like isoform X2, which encodes MDDFTPPPTEVVTQILTKGIVGAVLLLLICTTAVLLWCLSRHKGSYVTNEMDGDDDDDIDDDESVGSDAALQSREPLKIKEDD